A region of Gracilinanus agilis isolate LMUSP501 chromosome 3, AgileGrace, whole genome shotgun sequence DNA encodes the following proteins:
- the CSF3R gene encoding granulocyte colony-stimulating factor receptor, protein MWPGTWNLLGMILLFQFSKGLQDCAGISLSASVIPLGASITASCTINPNCTLTAEATRIVWRLDLEQLPEGWQHQREDGTLESNITLPHLNRTHAMLSCCLLLPGTLQVIEQAELQAGYPPQPPSNFSCIMNLTAQVLTCQWKAGPSTHLTTIFTVKSYKSKGNCQSREEPILDCVPRDGEENQCSIPRSQFHMYQKIEIWVKAENALGKAESPHLCINPMDVVKLEPPILQAAKARLDPGTSLPQPGCLQLQWKKARQNKHLEQTCELRYQHPGELAWVQVSPFSSLGPQYEGEHSLCGLHFGTHYVVQMRCIRWPMSGHWSDWSSSLELTTREWPPKVRLDVWWRRRVQKLDATMTDIQLLWKPVPTEEINSQIQGYLVFPISRKQDGASPPLCNTTELSCVFQLPERVQEVVLTAYNTAGESPPTTVVFWECEGSSVSSIHTSAPDAHSLWVAWEHPPGQPLPRAYVIEWCLAPVQPEVDCDGNWKIESNGSSTGTLLDGNIMPFQLYKITVSPLYHDAKGCPQYIYAYSQEKGPSHAPKLKLMQIGRTWAELEWEPGAPELGKSPINQYTVFWTNTHDERSITIPNASSRSYILHGLAPTSMYHVHLMASNQAGSINSTDLTLMTTAFEEKDTSVLWILSILFSVMIFCIITLVCLYKNHKMKNQIWPNVPDPAHSSLGQWVPTIFPGEIIHLSSLRDPGMPPVSKIIVLKEEEKKPPPQTTGTDEEAKNLPHLVQAYILQGDPFLPEPHPNSNDPIQYGKVMGNQGYQSQHGSPAGLYLRTDSTQPLLADLTPSPKLYENMWFQRSPIGSRVPSSQGFEEENSDDSAFLPHCPQGPLLDFPLLQGLRIEGDEGLDSIYNPL, encoded by the exons ATGTGGCCTGGGACATGGAATTTGCTGGGAATGATTCTACTCTTCCAGTTCTCTAAAG GACTTCAAGATTGTGCGGGTATCAGTCTGTCAGCCTCTGTTATCCCCCTGGGTGCCTCCATCACAGCTTCTTGTACCATCAATCCTAACTGCACCCTGACTGCGGAAGCCACAAGGATCGTGTGGAGACTAGACTTGGAACAGCTGCCCGAGGGTTGGCAACATCAAAGAGAAGATGGAACTCTGGAGTCTAACATTACCCTTCCCCACCTCAATCGCACCCATGCCATGCTCTCCTGTTGCCTGCTCTTGCCAGGAACTCTTCAGGTCATAGAACAGGCAGAGCTGCAGGCTGGCT ATCCCCCTCAGCCACCCAGCAACTTCTCCTGCATCATGAACCTTACAGCCCAGGTCCTCACCTGTCAGTGGAAGGCTGGTCCCAGCACACACCTGACCACCATCTTTACTGTGAAGAGCTACAA GAGCAAGGGTAACTGCCAGTCTCGAGAAGAGCCCATTCTAGACTGTGTCCccagagatggggaggagaacCAGTGCTCCATCCCCCGAAGCCAGTTTCACATGTACCAGAAGATAGAAATCTGGGTGAAAGCAGAGAATGCACTCGGGAAGGCTGAGTCTCCACACTTATGCATCAACCCCATGGATGTGG TAAAACTAGAACCCCCAATACTTCAGGCTGCTAAGGCCAGGCTAGATCCAGGCACCTCCTTACCCCAGCCTGGATGCCTCCAACTACAGTGGAAGAAGGCTAGGCAGAACAAACACCTGGAGCAGACCTGTGAGCTTCGGTACCAGCATCCTGGGGAGCTAGCCTGGGTCCAG GTGTCACCCTTCTCGAGCCTTGGTCCCCAATATGAGGGAGAACATAGTCTCTGTGGCCTCCACTTTGGTACACACTATGTCGTACAAATGCGCTGTATCCGCTGGCCTATGAGTGGCCACTGGAGTGACTGGAGCTCAAGCCTGGAGCTCACTACCAGGGAATGGC CTCCCAAGGTCAGACTGGATGTGTGGTGGAGGCGACGAGTACAGAAACTAGATGCTACAATGACAGACATCCAACTTCTCTGGAAG CCAGTGCCCACAGAGGAAATCAACAGCCAGATCCAGGGCTATCTTGTCTTCCCAATTTCTCGAAAACAAGATGGGGCATCCCCACCCCTCTGCAACACCACAGAGCTGAGCTGTGTCTTCCAGCTGCCGGAAAGGGTTCAGGAAGTGGTCCTCACAGCTTATAACACAGCTGGAGAATCTCCTCCAACCACTGTTGTCTTTTGGGAATGTGAAG GATCTTCTGTATCCAGTATCCACACTTCTGCCCCAGATGCTCACAGCCTCTGGGTAGCATGGGAGCATCCCCCAGGCCAGCCCCTCCCCAGGGCCTATGTGATAGAATGGTGCCTAGCTCCAGTCCAACCAGAGGTTGACTGTGATGGCAACTGGAAGATTGAATCCAATGGGAGCAGCACTGGGACCCTGCTAGATG GGAACATCATGCCCTTCCAGCTGTACAAGATCACTGTGTCCCCCCTGTACCATGATGCTAAGGGGTGCCCCCAGTACATCTATGCTTACTCCCAAGAAAAAG GCCCATCTCATGCCCCTAAGCTAAAGCTGATGCAAATTGGAAGGACCTGGGCAGAGCTGGAATGGGAGCCTGGAGCTCCAGAGCTGGGGAAGAGTCCTATCAACCAATACACTGTCTTCTGGACCAACACCCATGATGAGAGATCCA TCACCATTCCAAATGCCTCATCTCGAAGCTACATTCTCCATGGCCTAGCACCCACCAGCATGTACCACGTCCACCTCATGGCTTCCAATCAAGCTGGAAGCATCAACAGCACAGACCTCACACTGATGACCACAGCCTTCG aagagaaagataccAGTGTCCTCTGGATCCTGAGCATCCTCTTCTCTGTGATGATATTCTGCATTATTACCCTTGTCTGCCTCTATAAGAATCACAA GATGAAGAATCAAATCTGGCCAAATGTCCCAGACCCAGCCCACAGCAGCCTGGGTCAGTGGGTCCCTACGATCTTTCCTGGG GAGATCATTCATCTCTCAAGCCTGAGGGACCCTGGCATGCCCCCTGTCTCCAAGATCATAGTcctgaaggaagaggaaaagaagccaCCACCACAAACAACAGGGACAGATGAAGAGGCTAAGAATCTCCCCCACCTGGTCCAAGCTTATATTCTCCAAGGGGATCCCTTCCTGCCAGAGCCCCATCCCAACTCCAATGACCCCATCCAGTATGGGAAGGTGATGGGAAACCAAGGGTACCAGAGCCAGCATGGATCCCCTGCTGGACTTTACCTACGCACAGATTCTACACAGCCCCTCCTGGCTGACCTCACTCCAAGCCCCAAACTCTATGAGAACATGTGGTTCCAAAGAAGTCCTATTGGATCCAGGGTTCCCAGTTCTCAAGGCTTCGAAGAAGAGAACAGTGATGACTCTGCCTTCCTTCCCCACTGCCCACAGGGACCACTCCTTGATTTTCCTCTCCTGCAAGGGTTGAGGATTGAAGGAGATGAAGGACTAGACAGTATCTACAATCCCTTATAG